Proteins from a single region of Paraburkholderia sp. PGU19:
- a CDS encoding ABC transporter substrate-binding protein: MKRYLSAFLAAAVVSTAAFAQSAPDAIVKSAVEGTVNAMKADPQARGGDMKKITQVVETNFVPATNFQRTTRIAVGKAWSTATPEQQKQLYEQFSKLLVGTYAASLSQLRDQDVKFKFAPSTASADAKDTVVQSHVLSNGGDDSIDYRLEKTANGWKIYDINMMGAWLIQVYQTQFQDQLNKGGVDGLIKFLTEHNARSAG, translated from the coding sequence ATGAAACGTTATCTCTCTGCTTTTCTGGCAGCCGCCGTGGTCTCCACCGCGGCTTTCGCACAAAGCGCGCCTGATGCGATCGTGAAGAGCGCGGTCGAAGGCACCGTCAATGCGATGAAGGCCGACCCGCAGGCGCGCGGCGGCGACATGAAGAAGATCACGCAGGTGGTCGAGACGAACTTCGTGCCCGCCACGAACTTCCAGCGCACGACGCGCATCGCCGTCGGCAAGGCTTGGTCCACGGCCACGCCGGAGCAGCAAAAACAACTGTATGAGCAATTCTCGAAGCTGCTCGTCGGCACGTATGCGGCATCGCTGTCGCAACTGCGCGATCAGGACGTGAAGTTCAAGTTCGCGCCGTCCACGGCATCCGCCGACGCGAAAGACACTGTCGTCCAGTCGCACGTGCTGAGCAACGGTGGCGACGACTCAATCGACTATCGCCTGGAAAAAACGGCGAACGGCTGGAAGATTTACGACATCAACATGATGGGCGCGTGGCTGATCCAGGTGTATCAGACGCAGTTCCAGGATCAACTGAACAAGGGCGGCGTGGACGGTTTGATCAAGTTCCTCACCGAGCACAACGCGCGCAGCGCCGGCTGA
- the hpnH gene encoding adenosyl-hopene transferase HpnH — MSIPMLQKVRVGAYIMRNHLKGNRRYPLALMLEPLFRCNLACNGCGKIDYPDPILNQRLSLAECLEAVDECGAPVVSIAGGEPLLHKEMPQIVKGIMARKKFVYLCTNALLMEKKMDDYEPNPYFVWSVHLDGDREAHDHSVSQEGVYDKAVAAIKEAKRRGFRVNINCTLFNDAVPERVAKFFDTVGEIGVDGITVSPGYAYERAPDQQHFLNRDKTKNLFREIFKRGNNGKKWSFSQSSLFLDFLAGNQSYECTPWGNPARTVFGWQKPCYLVGEGYVKTFKELMETTEWDKYGTGKYEKCADCMVHCGFEATAVMDTVAHPLKALKVSLKGARTTGAFVKDIPLDKARPAEYVFSRHVEIKLEEIKVKGTGKKVQTSAAALN, encoded by the coding sequence TTGTCTATTCCGATGCTACAAAAAGTCCGGGTTGGCGCCTACATCATGCGCAACCACCTCAAGGGCAACCGACGCTACCCGCTCGCGCTGATGCTCGAGCCGCTGTTCCGCTGTAACCTGGCCTGCAACGGCTGCGGCAAGATCGATTATCCCGATCCCATCCTCAACCAGCGTCTGTCGCTGGCGGAATGCCTCGAAGCCGTCGACGAGTGCGGCGCGCCCGTGGTCTCGATTGCGGGCGGCGAGCCGCTGCTGCACAAGGAAATGCCGCAGATCGTCAAGGGCATCATGGCGCGCAAGAAGTTCGTGTACCTGTGCACGAACGCGCTGCTGATGGAAAAGAAGATGGACGATTACGAGCCGAACCCGTACTTCGTCTGGTCGGTACACCTCGACGGCGACCGCGAAGCGCACGATCACTCGGTCTCGCAGGAAGGCGTGTACGACAAGGCCGTCGCAGCCATCAAGGAAGCCAAGCGCCGCGGCTTCCGCGTGAACATCAACTGCACGCTGTTCAACGATGCCGTGCCCGAGCGCGTGGCGAAGTTCTTCGACACGGTCGGCGAGATTGGTGTGGACGGCATCACGGTGTCGCCCGGCTATGCGTATGAGCGTGCCCCGGACCAGCAGCACTTCCTGAACCGCGACAAGACCAAAAACCTGTTCCGCGAGATCTTCAAGCGCGGCAACAACGGCAAGAAGTGGTCGTTCAGCCAGTCGAGCCTGTTTCTCGACTTCCTGGCCGGCAATCAGAGCTACGAATGCACGCCGTGGGGCAACCCGGCGCGCACGGTGTTCGGCTGGCAGAAGCCGTGCTATCTGGTCGGCGAAGGTTACGTGAAGACCTTCAAGGAACTGATGGAAACCACCGAATGGGACAAGTACGGCACCGGCAAGTATGAGAAATGCGCGGACTGCATGGTCCACTGCGGCTTCGAAGCGACGGCCGTGATGGACACGGTCGCGCATCCGCTGAAGGCGCTGAAGGTCAGCCTGAAGGGTGCGCGCACGACGGGCGCGTTCGTCAAGGACATCCCGCTCGACAAGGCGCGTCCCGCCGAGTACGTGTTCTCGCGCCACGTCGAAATCAAGCTCGAAGAGATCAAGGTCAAGGGCACGGGCAAGAAGGTGCAGACGTCGGCAGCCGCGTTGAATTAA
- the ispH gene encoding 4-hydroxy-3-methylbut-2-enyl diphosphate reductase, whose protein sequence is MRVILAQPRGFCAGVVRAIEIVDRALQQHGAPVYVRHEIVHNRHVVDNLRRKGARFVEELDEVPQGAVAIFSAHGVAQSVERDAEQRGLDVLDATCPLVTKVHVQGRQYVGGGRTLILIGHAGHPEVEGTIGQIPGKVLLVQSEAEVAKLELPVDTPLAYVTQTTLSVDDTRGIIDALKRRFPDIVGPDTRDICYATQNRQAAVRELSTQVDVLLVVGATNSSNSNRLREIGSETGVPSFLVADGSEVKPEWFANVKTVGITAGASAPEEMVENVIDALRALGPVDVTTMAGREEKVEFKLPSKLTQQLAAREV, encoded by the coding sequence ATGCGAGTGATCCTTGCCCAACCCCGCGGCTTTTGCGCGGGAGTCGTGAGGGCGATCGAAATTGTCGATCGCGCTTTGCAGCAACATGGCGCACCTGTGTACGTGCGTCATGAAATCGTCCACAACAGGCACGTGGTCGATAACCTTCGCCGTAAAGGCGCGCGCTTCGTCGAGGAACTCGATGAAGTGCCGCAGGGCGCAGTTGCCATTTTCAGTGCCCACGGTGTTGCGCAAAGCGTCGAACGCGACGCGGAGCAGCGCGGCCTCGACGTGCTCGATGCCACCTGCCCGCTGGTGACGAAGGTTCATGTGCAAGGCCGTCAGTACGTGGGCGGGGGCCGCACGCTGATCCTGATCGGGCACGCGGGCCATCCGGAAGTTGAAGGCACGATCGGCCAGATTCCTGGCAAGGTGCTGCTCGTGCAAAGCGAAGCGGAAGTCGCGAAGCTGGAACTGCCTGTCGACACGCCGCTCGCCTATGTCACGCAGACCACGCTGTCGGTGGACGACACGCGCGGCATCATCGACGCGCTGAAGCGCCGGTTCCCCGACATCGTCGGTCCGGATACGCGCGACATCTGCTACGCGACGCAAAACCGCCAGGCGGCCGTGCGCGAGCTCAGCACGCAAGTCGACGTGCTGCTGGTGGTGGGTGCAACGAACAGCTCGAACTCGAATCGCCTGCGCGAGATCGGCAGCGAAACGGGCGTACCGAGCTTTCTGGTCGCCGACGGTTCCGAAGTGAAGCCGGAGTGGTTCGCCAACGTGAAAACGGTCGGCATCACGGCGGGCGCTTCGGCACCGGAAGAAATGGTCGAGAACGTAATCGATGCGCTACGCGCACTGGGCCCCGTCGACGTTACGACGATGGCGGGACGTGAAGAAAAAGTTGAATTCAAGTTGCCGTCGAAGCTGACGCAACAACTCGCTGCACGCGAAGTTTAA
- a CDS encoding glycosyltransferase has translation MIAAVLFLLACLSLLIWCVLLFARGGFWRAQPALPLAPETRDAWPGVAAVVPARNEADVIARAVTSLLEQDYPGEFHVIVVDDHSTDGTAAAARAAALALRCPDRLTVISAKPLPAGWSGKVWAQSQGIEAARSVGYTPEYLLLTDADIGHPSDALTQLVMRADAEKRDLVSLMVRLRCDSFWEKALIPAFVFFFAKLYPFAWVNNPRNRTAGAAGGCMLVRRTALEEAGGIESIRAELIDDCSLAARIKHRGEGRHPIRLDVAARSVSLRPYDSWREIWNMIARTAFTQLRYSAWLLAGTLLGMTIIYLAPPVVAIVLGAKGWPAWLAWAAMCCAYAPMLRYYQRSPLWAPFLPLIALFYVSATFGSAVRYWRGKGGQWKARVQAPAGTNQ, from the coding sequence ATGATTGCGGCGGTTCTGTTTCTGTTAGCGTGTCTGTCGCTGTTGATCTGGTGTGTGCTGCTGTTCGCGCGCGGCGGCTTCTGGCGCGCGCAACCCGCCCTGCCGCTCGCGCCCGAGACGCGCGACGCATGGCCGGGCGTCGCCGCCGTGGTCCCGGCGCGCAATGAAGCGGACGTGATCGCGCGGGCCGTGACGTCGCTGCTCGAGCAGGACTATCCGGGCGAGTTTCACGTGATCGTCGTCGACGACCACAGCACCGACGGCACCGCCGCCGCCGCCCGCGCCGCCGCGCTCGCGCTGCGGTGCCCGGACCGGCTCACGGTAATCAGCGCGAAGCCGCTGCCAGCGGGCTGGTCGGGCAAGGTCTGGGCGCAGTCGCAGGGTATCGAGGCGGCGCGCTCGGTCGGTTACACGCCGGAATACCTGCTGCTCACCGACGCCGACATCGGCCATCCGTCCGACGCGCTCACGCAACTCGTGATGCGCGCCGACGCCGAAAAGCGCGACCTCGTCTCGCTGATGGTCCGCCTGCGCTGCGACTCGTTCTGGGAAAAGGCGCTGATTCCCGCCTTCGTGTTCTTCTTCGCGAAGCTGTATCCGTTCGCGTGGGTCAACAACCCGCGCAACCGCACAGCGGGCGCGGCGGGCGGCTGCATGCTGGTGCGCCGCACGGCGCTGGAAGAAGCGGGCGGCATCGAATCGATCCGCGCCGAGCTGATCGACGATTGCAGCCTCGCCGCGCGCATCAAGCATCGCGGCGAAGGGCGTCACCCGATCCGCCTCGACGTGGCGGCCCGCAGCGTTTCGCTGCGTCCTTACGACAGCTGGCGCGAAATCTGGAACATGATCGCGCGCACCGCGTTCACGCAGCTGCGCTATTCGGCGTGGCTGCTGGCGGGCACGCTGCTCGGCATGACGATCATCTATCTCGCGCCGCCCGTCGTTGCCATTGTGCTCGGGGCGAAAGGCTGGCCTGCGTGGCTCGCATGGGCCGCGATGTGCTGCGCCTACGCGCCGATGCTGCGCTACTACCAGCGCTCGCCGCTGTGGGCGCCGTTCCTGCCGCTTATCGCGCTGTTCTATGTCAGCGCCACATTTGGCTCGGCCGTGCGCTACTGGCGCGGCAAGGGCGGCCAGTGGAAGGCGCGCGTGCAGGCGCCCGCCGGGACGAATCAATGA
- a CDS encoding lytic transglycosylase domain-containing protein, translated as MKRLVCLIVVALGLMQGALADDQTRQDRMSDYLRQKFGLAKEKAEQISNAVRTASEKYALPPALILAIISIESRFKEKAKGGNGATGLMQVVPGAHKRMLKDVKDLTDPETNIEVGSAILYGYMKSAGGDLNAALKSYGGSQAYAEKVNGRVKTFAEVVEAEASAASGADQPLPSRDGGCDARYTSLCIGPVVYVSPIEEAASSPSVSQRASSLLNSLLPLSH; from the coding sequence ATGAAGCGGCTTGTCTGCCTGATCGTCGTCGCGCTCGGCTTGATGCAAGGCGCACTGGCCGACGATCAGACCCGCCAGGACCGCATGTCAGACTATCTGCGCCAGAAGTTCGGCCTCGCGAAGGAGAAGGCCGAGCAGATTTCGAACGCGGTGCGCACGGCCTCCGAGAAGTACGCGCTGCCGCCCGCGCTGATTCTCGCGATCATCTCGATCGAATCGCGCTTCAAGGAAAAGGCCAAAGGCGGCAACGGCGCGACAGGGCTGATGCAGGTGGTGCCCGGCGCGCACAAGCGCATGCTGAAAGACGTGAAGGATCTGACCGATCCGGAGACCAATATCGAGGTCGGCTCCGCGATTCTGTACGGCTACATGAAATCGGCAGGCGGCGACCTGAATGCCGCGTTGAAGAGCTATGGTGGGTCGCAGGCGTATGCGGAGAAGGTCAACGGCCGCGTGAAGACGTTCGCGGAAGTCGTGGAGGCGGAGGCCAGCGCGGCATCGGGCGCGGACCAGCCGCTGCCGTCGCGCGACGGCGGATGCGATGCGCGCTACACATCGCTCTGCATCGGGCCCGTGGTCTACGTAAGTCCCATCGAAGAAGCTGCGAGCAGCCCGAGCGTCTCGCAGCGCGCGAGCAGTCTGCTCAATTCGTTGCTGCCGCTGTCGCACTGA
- the hpnA gene encoding hopanoid-associated sugar epimerase, producing MTDQTRDLVLVTGASGFVGSAVARIAQQKGFAVRVLVRPTSPRRNVESLDAEIAVGDMRDEASMRAALRGVRYLLHVAADYRLWAPDPLEIERSNLEGTEATMRAALKEGVERIVYTSSVATLKVTGSGASVDETSPMTPQQAIGVYKRSKVLAERAVERMIANDGLPAVIVNPSTPIGPRDVKPTPTGRIIVEAALGKIPAFVDTGLNLVHVDDVATGHFLALERGKIGERYILGGENLPLQQMLADIAGIVGRKAPTIALPRWPLYPLAMGAEAVAKFTKREPFVTVDGLKMSKNKMYFTSAKAERELGYSARPYREGLRDALEWFREAGYLKA from the coding sequence ATGACCGATCAGACTCGCGATCTCGTACTCGTCACCGGCGCATCCGGTTTCGTCGGCTCGGCCGTCGCGCGCATCGCGCAGCAAAAGGGCTTCGCGGTGCGCGTGCTGGTGCGTCCGACCAGCCCGCGCCGCAACGTCGAATCGCTCGATGCTGAGATCGCGGTCGGCGACATGCGCGACGAGGCGTCGATGCGCGCCGCGCTGCGCGGCGTGCGCTATCTGCTGCACGTCGCGGCCGATTACCGCTTGTGGGCGCCGGACCCGCTGGAGATCGAGCGCTCGAATCTGGAAGGCACGGAAGCGACAATGCGCGCCGCGCTGAAGGAAGGCGTCGAGCGCATCGTCTACACGAGCAGCGTGGCGACGCTGAAGGTGACGGGCTCGGGCGCGTCGGTCGATGAAACGTCGCCGATGACGCCGCAGCAGGCGATCGGCGTGTACAAGCGCAGCAAGGTGCTGGCGGAACGCGCCGTCGAGCGGATGATCGCGAACGACGGCCTGCCCGCCGTGATCGTCAATCCGTCGACACCCATCGGCCCGCGCGACGTGAAGCCCACGCCGACGGGCCGCATCATCGTCGAAGCGGCGCTCGGCAAGATTCCCGCGTTCGTCGATACGGGGCTGAACCTGGTGCATGTCGACGACGTCGCGACGGGCCACTTCCTCGCGCTCGAACGCGGCAAGATCGGCGAGCGCTACATTCTCGGCGGCGAGAATCTGCCGCTGCAACAGATGCTCGCGGATATCGCCGGGATCGTCGGACGCAAGGCGCCGACCATCGCGCTGCCGCGCTGGCCGCTGTATCCGCTCGCGATGGGCGCGGAAGCCGTCGCGAAGTTCACGAAGCGCGAACCGTTCGTCACCGTCGACGGGCTGAAGATGTCGAAGAACAAGATGTACTTCACGTCGGCGAAAGCGGAGCGCGAGCTTGGCTACAGCGCGCGGCCATACCGCGAAGGTCTGCGCGACGCGCTCGAGTGGTTTCGCGAGGCGGGCTATCTGAAAGCGTGA
- a CDS encoding acylphosphatase produces the protein MSGTDLDSRIETYYVRVRGMVQGVGFRHATVRQAHALGIRGWVANLEDGSVEAMLQGPANQLDRMLSWLRHGPPMARVTEVTHEERANDKRFERFEQH, from the coding sequence ATGTCCGGCACGGATCTCGATTCGCGGATCGAAACGTATTACGTGCGGGTGCGCGGCATGGTGCAGGGCGTTGGCTTTCGTCACGCGACGGTGCGCCAGGCGCATGCGCTGGGTATCCGGGGATGGGTGGCGAATCTGGAAGACGGTTCTGTCGAAGCGATGTTGCAAGGTCCGGCGAACCAGCTCGACCGGATGCTGTCATGGCTGCGTCACGGCCCGCCGATGGCGCGCGTGACGGAAGTCACGCACGAAGAGCGCGCCAACGACAAACGTTTCGAGCGCTTCGAACAGCACTGA
- the egtD gene encoding L-histidine N(alpha)-methyltransferase — MTQPAVSQHLSHDVSPEFAAAVRAGLSKQPQKELPSKYLYDEVGSALFEVITALPEYGVTRAEERLLAEHAGDIVAHLPHDAIVAELGSGSGRKTRRILEALCKKRPTTYSPIEISRTALQLCRRELGDIERISIVGYERDYLAGLAEVSKRRAKDEPLLVLFLGSTIGNFGRLAATRFLRDIRNMLAPGDALLLGTDLEKPVPVLIAAYDDPIGVTAAFNLNLLARINRELDGDFPLDAFEHVARFNPDVRSIEMHLRAKRRVSAQVRAARLTVELQEGETIWTESSHKYRPEELHAIADDAGFTCSHQWIERDWGFAESLLVAR, encoded by the coding sequence ATGACTCAGCCAGCCGTATCGCAACATCTATCGCACGACGTATCGCCGGAGTTCGCCGCCGCCGTTCGCGCTGGCCTCAGCAAACAGCCTCAGAAGGAATTGCCGTCCAAGTATCTTTACGACGAGGTGGGTTCGGCGCTGTTCGAAGTGATCACCGCGCTGCCCGAATACGGCGTCACGCGTGCCGAAGAACGTCTGCTCGCCGAGCACGCGGGCGATATCGTCGCGCACTTGCCTCACGACGCGATCGTCGCGGAACTGGGCAGCGGCAGCGGCCGCAAAACGCGCCGCATCCTCGAAGCACTCTGTAAAAAGCGCCCCACTACTTACAGCCCGATTGAAATTTCGCGCACCGCATTGCAATTGTGTCGCCGTGAACTGGGCGATATCGAACGCATTTCGATCGTCGGCTATGAGCGCGACTATCTCGCGGGGCTTGCCGAGGTGAGCAAGCGCCGTGCGAAAGACGAGCCGCTGCTCGTGCTGTTTCTCGGCAGCACGATCGGCAATTTCGGGCGGCTCGCGGCCACGCGTTTTCTGCGCGACATCCGCAACATGCTCGCGCCCGGCGACGCGCTGCTGCTCGGCACCGACCTCGAAAAGCCGGTGCCCGTGCTGATCGCCGCGTACGACGATCCCATCGGCGTGACGGCCGCGTTTAATCTGAATCTGCTCGCGCGAATCAACCGCGAACTGGACGGCGATTTTCCGCTCGATGCGTTCGAACACGTCGCGCGCTTCAATCCGGATGTGCGCAGCATCGAAATGCATCTGCGAGCGAAGCGGCGCGTAAGCGCGCAGGTGCGCGCGGCGAGGCTGACTGTCGAGCTACAGGAAGGCGAGACGATCTGGACGGAGAGCAGCCACAAGTATCGTCCGGAAGAACTGCATGCGATCGCCGACGATGCGGGCTTCACGTGCAGTCATCAATGGATCGAGCGCGATTGGGGCTTTGCGGAAAGCCTGCTGGTGGCGCGCTGA
- the rarD gene encoding EamA family transporter RarD, giving the protein MNAYQPGRGIALSVSASTLFALMSVYAKLLTPLTGLDIFAWRVIWTVPGAFTLIVLRSRLPQLKALSIRVIREPRTALLLAVSAALLGAQLWVFLWAPLHGRMLEVSLGYFLLPLTMVLLGRFYYYERLEPLQWLAVGCAALGVLHELWVTRAFSWPTLLVAIGYPPYFVLRRKINADSLTAFALEMSLLLPFALAMALHGGSLALLSGRVDMWLLLLPGLGALSTVALATYLKASRLLPMALFGILGYVEPVLLVIVSVTLLGESLTVQQLGTYVPIWIAVALTGLHSVRLLAPR; this is encoded by the coding sequence ATGAACGCCTATCAACCGGGACGCGGCATCGCGTTGTCCGTGAGCGCATCGACGCTGTTTGCCCTGATGTCCGTGTACGCAAAGCTGCTCACGCCGTTGACGGGGCTCGATATCTTCGCGTGGCGCGTGATCTGGACCGTGCCGGGCGCTTTCACGCTGATTGTGTTGCGCTCGCGGCTGCCGCAACTCAAGGCGCTGTCGATACGCGTGATCCGCGAGCCGCGCACGGCGCTTTTGCTGGCCGTCAGCGCGGCATTGCTCGGCGCGCAGCTATGGGTGTTCCTGTGGGCGCCGCTGCATGGGCGGATGCTGGAAGTATCGCTCGGCTATTTCCTGTTGCCGCTGACGATGGTGTTGCTCGGCCGCTTCTATTATTACGAACGGCTGGAGCCGTTGCAGTGGCTCGCGGTCGGTTGCGCGGCGCTCGGCGTGTTGCACGAGTTGTGGGTGACGCGCGCGTTCTCGTGGCCGACGCTGCTCGTGGCGATCGGTTATCCGCCGTACTTTGTGTTGCGGCGCAAGATCAACGCCGATTCGCTGACGGCGTTTGCGCTCGAAATGTCACTGCTGCTGCCATTCGCGCTCGCGATGGCGCTCCACGGCGGCTCGCTCGCGCTGCTGTCGGGCCGCGTCGACATGTGGCTGCTGTTGCTGCCGGGACTCGGCGCGCTGAGCACGGTTGCGCTCGCGACCTATCTGAAAGCGAGCCGTTTGCTGCCGATGGCGCTATTCGGCATTCTCGGCTACGTGGAGCCGGTGTTGCTGGTGATCGTGTCGGTGACGCTGCTCGGCGAGTCCTTGACGGTGCAGCAGCTTGGCACGTATGTGCCGATCTGGATCGCGGTGGCGCTGACGGGTTTGCATAGCGTAAGGCTGCTCGCGCCGCGTTGA
- a CDS encoding Mpo1-like protein — protein sequence MRTLTDQLAQYAAYHRDRRNIATHFIGIPMIVLALAVLLSRPAWTVATLPLAVSPAWVLFGLSVIYYFVLDVPLGSMMAVVSVLCVACGAWLAQQPTLTWLASGIGLFVVGWVFQFVGHVAYEHRKPAFIDDVIGLLIGPLFVLAEALFAFGWRPALRAAIEAKAGPTRVDAAHGVTRHRS from the coding sequence ATGAGAACGCTCACTGACCAACTTGCGCAATACGCTGCCTATCATCGCGACCGCCGCAACATCGCGACGCACTTCATCGGCATTCCGATGATCGTGCTCGCGCTCGCCGTGTTGCTGAGCCGGCCCGCGTGGACGGTTGCCACGCTTCCGCTCGCGGTGTCGCCGGCGTGGGTGCTGTTCGGCCTGAGCGTGATCTACTACTTCGTGCTCGATGTGCCGCTCGGTTCGATGATGGCCGTCGTGTCGGTACTGTGCGTAGCGTGCGGCGCGTGGCTTGCGCAGCAGCCCACCTTGACGTGGCTTGCGTCGGGTATCGGCCTGTTCGTGGTCGGCTGGGTGTTCCAGTTCGTGGGACACGTCGCGTACGAGCATCGCAAGCCCGCATTCATCGACGACGTGATCGGCCTGCTGATCGGGCCGCTGTTCGTGCTCGCTGAAGCGCTATTCGCATTCGGCTGGCGGCCCGCGTTGCGCGCGGCAATCGAAGCCAAGGCAGGCCCGACGCGGGTCGATGCGGCGCATGGGGTCACGCGTCATCGGTCCTGA
- a CDS encoding Crp/Fnr family transcriptional regulator, producing MTSTELFNLLDRSAWFRAAPDALRAQLIELGRTRRLPAGQRLFSRGDADDGFYCVLDGLMRIGSITANGREALLAVIEPVNWFGEITLFDGQTRTHDAYAERDTLLFHVPRAALTALLERTPAFWHAFGLLLTHKLRLAFDAIEEAALLPAAQRVARRLLLMAGGYGGGAGALRRVLKVPQEDLAMMLALSRQTTNQILRQFETQGALALRYAEIEIVDAEKLRGFAASTNDVAERA from the coding sequence ATGACATCGACTGAGCTCTTCAATCTGCTCGACCGCAGCGCCTGGTTTCGCGCCGCGCCCGATGCATTGCGCGCGCAACTAATCGAGCTCGGCCGCACGCGACGGCTGCCGGCGGGCCAGCGTCTCTTCAGCCGCGGCGATGCCGACGACGGCTTCTACTGTGTGCTCGACGGATTGATGCGGATCGGCTCGATCACCGCGAACGGCAGGGAAGCGCTGCTCGCGGTGATCGAGCCCGTCAACTGGTTCGGCGAGATCACGCTGTTCGATGGCCAGACGCGCACGCACGATGCCTATGCCGAGCGCGACACGCTGCTGTTTCATGTGCCGCGCGCGGCGCTCACGGCGCTGCTCGAACGCACGCCCGCGTTCTGGCATGCGTTCGGCCTGCTGCTCACGCACAAGCTGCGCCTCGCGTTCGACGCGATCGAAGAGGCCGCGCTGCTGCCCGCTGCGCAACGCGTCGCGCGGCGTCTGCTGCTGATGGCGGGCGGATACGGTGGCGGCGCGGGTGCGCTGCGGCGCGTGCTCAAGGTGCCGCAAGAAGACCTCGCGATGATGCTCGCGCTGTCGCGTCAAACCACGAACCAGATTCTCCGGCAGTTTGAAACGCAAGGCGCGCTCGCGCTGCGCTACGCGGAGATCGAGATCGTCGATGCGGAGAAACTGCGCGGCTTCGCGGCGTCGACGAACGACGTCGCCGAGCGTGCCTGA